caCCTATCTTCCTGCTCATTCACGTCATCCTGCCCGTCTTCATGACCCTCCTCGAACACCGCTTCAGCATCATCCTCCTCTTCGTCAGAGTCGGCCAGGCCAGCAGGGATAACAATCTGGCCATCCTGGACCTGCCCGTTCACATGCATTCCTCGGGTCACCAGCTCCACATCAGGATTGAGACACTTGATTTGCTGCACGGCATTCTCGAAGGCGTACTCAGTACCCTCTACAAAGTCATGGGACAGCTGagcaatcaccttgaccaagtctgctcgggtgGTCAACCCCTCGGCAGCCTTATGCTCGTTCTCGCCCGGAGCCATGACAGCATTAAGCCTTTCAATTTCAGCCCGAGCAGCATCCAAATCCTCTCCCCTTTTACGGTGCTCGTCCAGCTGGTCACCCCAATGTTTTTGCTTCTCCCTGAGGTCATCCACAACAAGTTCGAGCTGGTTGATCCGACCTTTGGCCCGCTCGTGCTTGGTCTGGGCAGTGTTCAGCTGCTTGACTAACGTTTCCCGCTCGTCACCAAGGACAAGGCTGCTCGAGACCATTCGCACCATAGCAGCCATGTCACGAGCATGCTGTTGCCGGCGAACCTCTGGTTCCTGGTCAAGAATAGCAGCCCTTTCAGTTTCAAAGACCTCCGGAGGATACTTCTCAAAAAATTTATCCACGGTAAAGCACCGAGGAACCGGAAAATTGCGACATCCTCCCATGCCCGTATCTTCAACCGGGgaatcttcttctcttgtcctCTTCGCTGGGGGAGGCCGGGGAGCTGAGGTAGGGGTGCCCGAACCACCACCCGAGGTCCCAATAACCTGCACGGAAGGGGTCCCCGGCCTCACTTCTTGGGAAGCCCTGGTaacaatcttcttttttcctcggccagccctgctcgccttctcatcctgcttggccTTTAACATACGCTCGGCAATGGTTTCCATTTCGTCTGCAAATAAATGACGAACACGTTAGTAAAGCACGAGAAATACACACAACAATAgcagaaatttttctaagttaaaaatagaaaagaagcaATACCCAAGCACAGCCTAACCTCCCCGGCATTCTTACACTTGAGGAGGTTCCTAGTATTTATAAAGCGGGGAGAGACCTTCGCCTTCCCATGCTCGTCCCTTAGGGTGactcccttacgagtcgtccagatgcccggagtaaaaccggccacaaaggccttcaaattttcaaaggcAGCCATCTCCTCGGGAGACAAGTCTGCGTCCCCGGTAGTATACTCCTTAGGTTCCTTCCGGAAGTGATCATACGACCAACTAAGGGGGAACTTAGGAACTGCTCGGAAAATAACTTGCCCGTTGTCATCTTTACGAGCAACACCCTGCTCGTCCCTATCTTCCTCCAGCTCGAGtaaactctcccgggcagatGGAGACTCTGGCCGGACGATGAAGTACCTCTCCTTGAAATCCTTAACGGAATCTACGAACATCTTGAAGAGCTtaacatcctcgtgatgcttcAATGAGACCCAATTCTGACGAGGAGCTCGCCCAACTTCCCTCGTCGGCTTACGTTGAATCTTGAAAATTCTAAAGAAAAGAGGAAGAGTGGGACGAACACTCCTATACGTGCAGAGGTGCTCGAACCCCATGATAAAAGACCATGAATTCGGATGCAGCTGCGACGGAGCCACCTGCAAGGCTTTAAGCACGCTGGCCGCAAAGGGGCTGAACGGCAGCCTGAGCCCCATCTCCTTAAAGACAAATTCGTACATAGCGAAACCATGCCCGTCAAAGgacgagcacacccgttcacCCTCCCCGGGTATATGGGTCGACCAATTTTGAAGCCCGTCTGCTCTCTGCTGCTCGACGGTCATATATAATCTTGGATCCTGGGAAGTAAGCGACGAGGCTATTCCCCGGGGCTctggagcaacccaatccagcGCAGGATCGGTTATGCAGTCAACCAATGTGTACTTCTCCGCACCCTGGCTTTCCACAACCTCCTCGGACTCTGACATTTTACAACCTGAAATGcagcaaaaacaaagtgaattcgatgatcaaatccaccctttcaccgcaattcaagtgaaagggcgcaggataggacgaggacgctgtccccgaccaaagcccttttcaaatggcaattAAAATCAAACCGAGGAGGGTAGCCCAGGTGAAAGACGGGGagataagctccccggcatgaaatttTGACAACAAATTTCATGTATAAGTTTCTAAGGTAAAGACGGGGagataagctccccggcatgaaatttaaacaaatttcatgcaaaattttcaaagtttaaaacggggagataggctccccgtcactcaaataaactatctaaagtttaaacggggagataggctccccgtcgcTAGTCATCTAACctaaagtttgaaacggggagataggctccccggcaCTAAATTCATATGGTGCCCGGCACATTCATCCTgatgttcataaattcatggaaTCTTCATGTAAAAACGCCCAAAACTGGGCAGGAACAACAAGAAATGGATCTAAAGagcaaaatttgaaagaattaccttgaatatgaagaagaTCTGAAGAACGATTTGACTAGTAGGTTGAAACTTCAGAGAGATTcacaattgaagagagagagtgaaaagtaaaaatgaagtTCACTCTCCTCTGTTATATAGATCAAGCCAGGGGAgtgaagagacgctttgatccaatggtccttacactccctcgtaaaaatcaaagcagtaaatgcgCCCTTTCGCATTCCCAGTAACAAAACCTCCTCGTTACTAACCTCCTCGTCATAGTAACGAGCAATAAAACCCCTCGTTGATAACTTCCTCGTCCActtttgttcaagagaggttgcaaggagatttccttctgcacttgggcacacatctaaagtcatcactcctatgcctaggagcaacgacttggggggctcctgttctggactagactaatgctagtccacctagaccctcacaaagtccacatggcttgcccaatcacctccatgtcagcatggcacaacctctccaccaagatagggtaaaattactactctacccactatctaagggtgatatcttggcagtccctcttaatgggccttggctagtccagcccactaagaggacctttggcccagagctgggggctataaatactctccctcttgggagagcaaggtagacactattcattattgcaattactctctctctctaacttctctctagtatctcttttgctctctacccttactgacttaggcatcggagcacctgcaggtacaacccccccctccgtggatcatctgctcggacctgctactcaccacctgctcaacggacttccagctggccttctacctgttctgatcaacagttaagatcaaaCATGTACATTTTTAATATATCTTACCTCATTAAGTAgtagatgttataaaaataaaaaacttttaagaaattttgTAAATTATATCCGCTACTTATTTAGCGGATCCGTCGGTAGTCAAGTCTCTCTGCATCATTCAAAAGTCTTTCAAAAAGTGACCAATTTTAATTGTGTTGTTGAGTCCCACACCTCTCCCACTTATGTTTTTGTGCTTCTTTTTCTTGTAGTaaatttagttttagttatttCGTGTGTAAACAGCCGCATAATTTGTCGTCGCCGTCGGCAACTCATATTTTGGGGTGCATAATTGTAATTTCACCTATTTAATGTCACACTTTTACATTGATATTTTCAAAACTATATAGTAATgcaataaatgaaaataattgaaaatagaAATGATATCAGCTCATAAAAGAGTATTGGGAAGAGATTTTTTCCATGTAAGTATTTACTTTACCGATGTCTCTAGTCACTTCCCATGTCTATCTCATGTCTCCCCACCTATCTATCTAGTGGCTAGTGGGCAGTGGCTACTCTCTAGTGCCTTGAAACGGATTGGTGTTCGGTGcggtaaaaaaaagtttcaactttcaagacACCATCTTCACTCTTCTCTCATGCATTGTTGAAGAACGGATCTGACCAAAGTTACAGACTTACAGTACACttcatttcatattttcatctgAATCTGCAATTCCAttatgtttctttcttttctttctcgttTGATTTCTTATGTGATAGCTCTTTTCAGGGCACGTTTTCAATCTAAAACTCAGAAGCAAGAAGTGTCTTTGAAACTTCTTGTAAACACAGAGACTAACAAAGTTTTATTTGCTGAAGCAGATAAAGATTTTGTTGATATTCTCTGTAGCTTCTTAACATTGCCATTAGGAACCATTGCTAGACTTCTTCAAAAAGAGTCCAATATCGGACCCATTGCAATTGGTTGTTTGAGTTCTCTGAATCAAAGTGTGGAAAATCTTGGTTTGTtgacaaattataattcatcAGAAGATTTTTGCCGTAATCTCATAATTAACATTGATGACACTCAGCCTACAAAGTACTTCGTATGTTCCAAGTTTCATGAATTAGTTTATGGTCTTGGTGACGTATGCTCTTATTTGAGCATAGATTCTAACAAAAATTATTGTATGTTAAGGCATCCTATGTCCCATTCAGTTTCTTTCTGTGATATGGTGCCACTGTTTCGTTTGGGATTTGTGAAGTATAAGACAAGTTTTATTATTAGTGATGATTTAATAATCTTACCGCACTCCATGAACCACACAATCTATGATCTGAGCAAGAACTGTGGAATACAAAGCACAAGTTCTATTAAAGAAATGACTGTCAATGTCACTAAGGAAAAGGTTTTGTATTAGCAATTTTATTTGCTAAATCGCTATTCTTTGTTTATTAGTAATTGCTCTAATTCGATTAACTTTTGAGTCATTGACTGATTAGTAATAATATTATGCAGGTATTGGATCTGTTAAAGCGTTCAATATTTTCGAAGACCCCTCTGActgatatttttttgggaatgaAGCCTATTATCGAGAGATCAATGGTTTTCTCTTTTGATGAtgttaaagacattttttgtgGTGATATTAATATCACCGTGAAGCTGGTTGTAAGAAAATCAGATGAGAATATATTGTATGCTCAAGGGGGACAAGATTTGGCGGAACTAATTATACGATTTCTAACATTTCCATTGGGCGGAGTTTTACGCAATTTAGAAGGCATTTCTGTTGGCAGTATTGATGGATTGTGCAAGAGTATAGCTGATTTAAATGAAGACAAGTATTTCATAGGCAAAGAAGCAAAGAACAGGCTTCTCCGGCTAAGTGTTTTGCATTATTATTATCTTCGCTCTGATAATCTTCTTTTCAACAAAGGGTTAGTTTTGCAAGAGGAAGATTTGAGTGCTGggagaaatttttaaaaaatgaaactgGTTAATACCATTACCACACCGCTGTCTACGGAAAATCCTTTTGATTATAAAAAGAGTCCAGAAATGTATGTTGTTACGGATGATCTGATGGTAGAACCGTTGTTGTCTCCAATTTCATCCGTATATTTACTTCAGCGTTTCAAAATTCCTTTTAATGATTTAGAGGAAAAAGTGGTCACCATTGGCAACAAAGAggtaattattttttgataaaaaaaggTGAAAACAATATAGATTTATCACCATTGAAAGTATAGTTCGTAGTCATTTACAAGTTAGAAATTATTAGCTAGCTATTAGTTTCTACTTTCTAACTTATGAATGACTACtgactactccctccgtcccaaattataaggggaaaaaaccatatttttttgtcccaaattataagggaaaaaatcattttcaagaatgtttttcccttattctcataaaattaaatgcaaattgcatttaattttctttctttacccttttctcaataaacaacaaccaataaaaattgtttttacatattcctatgcaacttattccaagaaaacctacaaaaacatatttcaaattctcatgttttactttttcttaataagtgtgatttttttattttcccttataatttgggacggagggagtatatcttGAATCAGACTAATTATATGTAGCGATCTATCGCTAATCTCATATTGTTGTgtttaggcatggcaatgggtacccgcgggtacggtttttaccttccccgttctccatacccgaatcattgataaatacccattccccgcccattac
This genomic interval from Trifolium pratense cultivar HEN17-A07 linkage group LG6, ARS_RC_1.1, whole genome shotgun sequence contains the following:
- the LOC123888937 gene encoding uncharacterized protein LOC123888937, whose protein sequence is MFLSFLSRLISYVIALFRARFQSKTQKQEVSLKLLVNTETNKVLFAEADKDFVDILCSFLTLPLGTIARLLQKESNIGPIAIGCLSSLNQSVENLGLLTNYNSSEDFCRNLIINIDDTQPTKYFVCSKFHELVYGLGDVCSYLSIDSNKNYCMLRHPMSHSVSFCDMVPLFRLGFVKYKTSFIISDDLIILPHSMNHTIYDLSKNCGIQSTSSIKEMTVNVTKEKVLDLLKRSIFSKTPLTDIFLGMKPIIERSMVFSFDDVKDIFCGDINITVKLVVRKSDENILYAQGGQDLAELIIRFLTFPLGGVLRNLEGISVGSIDGLCKSIADLNEDKYFIGKEAKNRLLRLSVLHYYYLRSDNLLFNKGLVLQEEDLSAGRNF